The Setaria viridis chromosome 2, Setaria_viridis_v4.0, whole genome shotgun sequence DNA window aCGCGGATGCCGATGTGGTggggggcttggcgccagccatcgtGGCGCCAAACTTGATGCCAAGCTTGGCGTTGTAGATCTTGGCACCGAGCAGTTTTACCCTATACCTCTTGACATTTCGAATAAAACAAGTACAATTATTCCGAGAAGCATGCAACAAACCACgttgtggttcaactggttaggatgtGTGCATCTTATCCTAAAGGTCTGGTTCGAATCTCagtgttgaattttttttctacattttttaaAGAATTTTACTAAGCCATACGAgcctattcctgcccgaaccagtctaatcctcgTGTCCTCCCGTACAACCATCTGAGCCTAACGCGCAGCGTTACGCGTGGTACCATCCtgccgctggcgccgaagaaggcgctcAGGTTGTTGGCCACCTCGGCGGGACCAACCATGGCTCTGCCGGGCGTGAGCGGCGCCGCCGTTGGTGAGGCCGTGGCGCCCCCCGTGGAGGCGGCATCCGAGGTGGCGACCGAGGGGAGGTGACGACGGTGTCTACTCCGACAGTGGAGGTGGAGACGGCGACGCCTGCCCCGAGGGCGGAGATagaggcggtggtggaggtgacGGCGGCGTCTActccggtggtggaggcggagacggcggcgcctgCCCTAGGGGCAGAGACAGAGGTAGTGGTGCCTACTCCGAAAGGGCCGTCGGCGTCGGTCGAGGGACCGCCGATGTTGGTCGAGGAGTCCTCCCTTGCTGTTGTTAGGTCCGGAGGTGACCCTAACGCGTCGGGAGGACCGACCGTGCGTTGGGCCCCCCGTGGAGACCCGTAGAAGCCCCTCTTCGTCCTTGATGACGTGGGGGGAGCAGGAGAGGTGGCTGGAGGTGCAGGGCGGGCTCGAAAGATGTTCATGCCACCCTGTCCTCTGCGGTGGGAAGGCTGCGCGATGTTGTCACCCCTGCCGGTCAGGTATGGTGTCCTTTTCGGCGGTCATTTTTCCCTTCTCTGCTCCTTTTTTTCTCCAAACGAGTTTCAAGCACAGATCGTCCTGCAGGCCTTAGGGACTGCAGCTGGAGGAAGTCCGAGTTCCTCCGACGTGAGAGGGGGGGTCTGGGAACGCCTTTCTGAGTAGGCGCGATGGAACAGGGAGCTGACTGGATAGCTCGCTACCGCCCACCAGGCTGCCGCCGCCCTTGGTGAACGGTGGCTCACGTGCGCGCGCAGGAGAAGGAGGCGCAGGCGGGCGCCAGGAGGGCGGAGGACAAGCTCCGGGTCACCACCGAGAAGGCCCACCAAGATGCTGAGGAGCTCGCCCGGGTTAAGAAGGAGCACGAAACCCTTCAGAAGACTGTCGAGCGCTTCCGGCGCGAGCACCATGCGACTTGGCAGGAGCGCGACGCGACCTGCCAAGAGCGTGACGCGGCTTGGCAGGAGTGCGACCTCGAGGAAGGTCGGAAGGTCGAGGCCGAGCGGGTGGTGGCCAATCTTGTGGAAGAGGTTAGCCAGCTCCGGCGGCAAATGCAGGGGCTTCAGGCCGCGGTGTCCCAAGGGCTTGTTTGGGAACGCGAGCAGCGAGTCCGCGCCGATGGTAAGGACTTCGTCATCCTTTTTCTTGTTTGTCCCGGCACGCAACGCTGGTTCTGATTCATTTTTGTGGTTTGGGTAGGCCTTGACAGCGACCTTGCCCGGTTGAGAGCCGCCTCCCTTGAGGAGGACATCGAGCTCGCCAACCTGCGCAGCGCCGTTGGCATGGTCTGCGAAGACCTCGGAGTCGTCCAGGAGGAGGGGACAAGTTCGCTGGCAGCTCGTGTCCTTGGGATGTACCGGCGGGCGCGCGAGGTTGCTCGGGACGCGCTCCGCATCGGCGTGAAGCGGACCTTTGGCATCTTCAGCTCCCACTACGCCGGCCTCAACTTCCAGCTGATGAGCGAGGGCTACGCCTCCGGCTATACTgaagctgagctggacgagGTCGACGCGTTGGTGGCTGCCCCCGCGGAGGCCTTGGCGTGGCtcttggaggaggaggccgtcctGCCTGAGCGTCCTTGAAGAAAATTTGTATTGGGCAGAGGTGCCCCAAAAATAGGTAAAGGATTAAGTAACTCTAAACTTGCTTTTGCGTTGGCCAGAGTGGCCTTTTTGTTTATGCAGTTTTTCGAAAAAAGTTTTCGATTCTCTTTCTATGTTTTTAGGTTCGGAAAGATCAGAATGCGAGTCGGATGGGTCGGGAAGCGCCGATGAGCAAAGGCACTGTAGCTGTCGGAGGTGTAGGTTTCTCGCAGTCTGATTGGTCTTGCCCGAGCGTCGTTCGCACACTCTTCTCCTCCCGCGCCCAAACATTTAGGAAGGGGGTCGGTTTGGAAAAAAGCGGTATTTTGAGAAGACGCCAAGTGTCTTGGGCCAGAGCCCTTGACAGCCCCTGAGGGATATTCGACCCTGGGcgagagccagggtcggatattcCTTAGCTTGGAAGAAAACTTTAGCGAAAATGACCAGAAATAGCTTTTTTCATAAACAAATAGTGGAAGTACGTATATAGTTTTAGAAATGACAATTAAGGGTAGAAGCGACTTAGCTGTtcgatgttccaagcgttggtgaGGATTTGCCCATTGTGGGTCGCTAGTTTGTACGTGCCTGGTCGCATTACTTGCGCAATGACAAATGGACCTTCCCACGGCGGGGTCAGCTTGTGTTGACCCTTGTTGCTCTGGACGAGGTGGAGCACtaagtcgccgacgttgaaaTCCCGGCCCCGTACCTTACGGCTGTGGTACCGTCGCAaggcttgctggtacttggccgagtgtaGCAAGGCAACGTCTCGTGCTCCGTCCAGCTAGTCTTGTGCGTCCGCGAGGCATGTTTGGTTCCCTCGTTCGTCGTACGCtctgaccctcggcgacccatactccaagttagtggggaggattgcctcggacccatagaccatgaagaatggggtaaAGCCGGTTGCCctgctgggggtcgtcctcaggctccatagGACCACGGGGAGTTCCGCAACCCATCGGCCGCCGAACTTGTTGAGGCGGttgaagatccgtggcttgagaccctggagtatcatgccattggcccgCTCAACTTGTCCGTTTGTACGGagatgtgccacggccgactAGTCCACACGGATGTGGTGATCATCGCAGAAACTGAGGAATTttttcccggtgaactgcgtgccgttgtccatgatgatggagttggggattccaaAGCGATAAGTAATGTCGATGAAGAATTGCACCGCTTGCTCGGATTTGATCTGCGCAATCGATCGAGTCTCGATCCACTTCGTGAATTTGTTGACAGCGacgagtaggtgggtgaagcccccgggtgcATTTTTGAAGGGCGCGACAAGGTCCAgaccccagaccgcgaagggccacgtgatggggatggtctggagtgctTAGGCAGGCAGATGAGTCTGTCGGGCGTAGAATTGGCATCCCTCGCAGGTGCGTACCACGCGGGTGGCGTCGGCTACTACCGTCGGCCAATAGAAGCCTTGTCGGAAAGCGTTcccgacgagggttcttggtgcgACATGGTGACCGCGAGCCCCAGCGTGGATGTCATGGAGCAGTGACCTTCCTTGCTTGGAGGGGATGCAACGTTGTAGGATCCCGGTATGGCTTCGCTTATAGAGCTCttggtcgatgatgacgaaggacTTGGCGCGATGGATAATCCTCCGCGCTTCTGTCTTGTTCGTCGGGAGTgactcgcggatgaggtagtcgaggtacggagCTCTCCAGTCAGGCAGAGGGTCGGGCCCTTTTGCCGGTTCTGTGTCGATCTTCATAACCTCGGGGTAGGAGAGGTCAGCCTCCGGGTCCGGGATAGGTGGCTCGTTGCCGGCCTCTCCTGGTTCTTCATAGCGGACCAAGGGCTTATGCAAGTTACTGACAAAGACGCCGGCAGGGACTGGCCTCCGGCCGGATGCTGCCTTTGCCAGTTCGTCGGCTGCCTTGTTGAAGcatcttgcgacgtggttgagctcaaGATCGTTGAATTTGTCCTCAAGGTGGCAGACTGTGTGGCAGTACGCCGTCATCTTGGGGTCGTGACAGCttgactccttcatgacttggtcGACGACTAGCTGCGAGTCATCTCGGATGTCAAGCCGTCGTATGCctagctcgatggcgatgcggagcccatTGACGAGAGCCTCGTATTCGgcgacattgttagatgcgggaaaatggaggcggaccATATACCTTAAGCGCATGCCGAGGGGAAAGATGAAGACCAGGCCTGCTCTGGCGCCAGTTTtcatcagtgacccgtcgaagtacatcgtccagtaatCCTGCTCCACCGGTGCCGATAGTGTCTGGACCTCCGTCCATTCCACGATGAAGTTGGCGAGCACCTGGGACTTAATGGCTGTTCGGGAGGCGTAGGTGATGCCTTGGTCCATGAGCTTGAGTGCCCACTTTGCAATTCTTCCCATCGTGTCCTGATTTTGGATAACCTCGCCAAGGGGGAAGGATGACACGACTGTCACAGGGTGAGAgctgaagtagtggcgcagtttcctcttcgtgatgaggatcaCGTACAGGAGCTTTTGGATTTGGGGGTAACGGGGGTTGGAGTCAGAAAGGACCTCGCtaatgaagtacaccgggcgctgcaccttgagggtatgcccttcctcctcccgcttcgccaccAGGGCAACGCTTACCACCTGTGTCGtagccgcgatgtagagcaggagtggtTCCTTGTTGGTCTGCGGGACCaagatcggggccttcgtcaggattttcttgagccggtcaagtgctTCCTAAGCCTCGGCGGTCCACgcgaagcggtcagtcttcttcaggagtcggtagagggGGAGTCCTCGTTCGCCAAGgtgcgagatgaagcggctcatgGTCGCaaggcatcccgtgacgcgctgtACTCCCTTTAGGTTCCAGATTGGTCCCATGCTGGTGATGGCCGATATCTTCTTcagattggcttcgatgccgcgctcggagacgatgaagcgaagcagcatgcccctcgggacCCCAAAAACGCATTTCtcggggttgagtttgatgtgCTTGTTTCTTAGCCTCTCGAAGGCCAGCTCAAGGttggggatgagctggtcgccgagcttggatttgaccacgatgtcgtctacgtaggcctcaacggttcgcccgatgaggtccccaaaatacttgagcatacatcgctggTATGTAGCCGCCGTGTTTTTTAGGCCGAACGACATCGTGACGTAGCAGAATGatccgaagggggtgatgaaagaggtcgcgagctggtcggactctttcatcgcgatttgatggtagccggagtactcgtcgaggaagctgagggtttcgcaccccGAGGTTGAGTCAACTATCTAGTCTATGCGCGGGAAAGGAAAGGGATCCTTCGGGCACGCCTTATTAAGAcctgtataatcaacacacattctctaatttccattctttttttgtacaagaacagggttggctaaccactcggggtggtacacttccttgatgaacccgtcCACCAAAAGCTTTtgaagctcctcgccgatggctctgcgcctctcctcgtcgaagcggtgCAGTCCTTGTTTCACCGGTTTGGATCCaaccttgatgttcaaggagtgctcggcgacttccctcgggatgcctggcatatctgagggtttccacgcaaaaatgTCGCTATTTGCGCGGAAGAAGTCGACaagcgcactttcctatttgggggatagggtagCTCCTATGCGCACCACCCTACCGTCGGAGCTGTCGAGGCCGAGAGGGATCTCCTTTATGCCCTCCGTGGCTGCGAAAGAGCTGGAGGATCGTTTGGAGTCGGGCGAGTCCTT harbors:
- the LOC140221823 gene encoding uncharacterized protein; protein product: MGRIAKWALKLMDQGITYASRTAIKSQVLANFIVEWTEVQTLSAPVEQDYWTMYFDGSLMKTGARAGLVFIFPLGMRLRYMVRLHFPASNNVAEYEALVNGLRIAIELGIRRLDIRDDSQLVVDQVMKESSCHDPKMTAYCHTVCHLEDKFNDLELNHVARCFNKAADELAKAASGRRPVPAGVFVSNLHKPLVRYEEPGEAGNEPPIPDPEADLSYPEVMKIDTEPAKGPDPLPDWRAPYLDYLIRESLPTNKTEARRIIHRAKSFVIIDQELYKRSHTGILQRCIPSKQGRSLLHDIHAGARGHHVAPRTLVGNAFRQGFYWPTVVADATRVVRTCEGCQFYARQTHLPA